One Leishmania infantum JPCM5 genome chromosome 17 DNA window includes the following coding sequences:
- a CDS encoding histone H2B, with translation MATRRRPSCKPSNSHKSHRKPKRSWNVYVCRSLKAINAQMSMSHRTMKIVNSYVSDVMERICTEAAVLVRTNKKRTLGAREVQTAVRVVLPAELAKHAMAEGTKAVSKMCH, from the coding sequence ATggccacccgccgccgcccttcctGCAAGCCTTCCAACTCGCACAAGTCGCACCGCAAGCCTAAGCGCTCGTGGAACGTGTACGTCTGCCGCTCGCTGAAGGCGATCAACGCCCAGATGTCGATGTCGCACCGCACGATGAAGATCGTGAACTCGTACGTGAGCGACGTGATGGAGCGCATCTGCACTGAGGCTGCGGTGCTTGTTCGCACGAACAAGAAGCGCACGCTGGGTGCGCGCGAGGtgcagacggcggtgcgcgttgtgctgccggcggagctCGCGAAGCACGCCATGGCTGAGGGCACGAAGGCCGTGTCGAAAATGTGCCATTAG